Part of the Acidobacteriota bacterium genome, CGTCCAGTTGCGTTTTCAGGGATCGGGTGGGATTGCTCCTCTACACGAGTGAGCGCGGTGGATGCCTTCCGTGCCGTTGAAAGCTGTCGAAGCAGTTTCCAGCATCTCGTCCATACGTCACCACGCAGTTTGTCAGGCGAGTTCAGGCTGAGAATCGGAAGCCTTCGTGCCCGAGATGAACGAAAAATAATTGACGGCGAGACACGCCAACGAGAACGCGGAGAGCAGTGCGAAGCCAAGCGTATACGTCCCCGTCGCGTCTTTGACAAGTCCGAGTTCGATCGGCGGGAAAAAGCCACCGAGTCCCCCGAACGCTCCAACGAGCCCGGTGACGGTACCGGTTTCCTTTGGAAAGTATTGCGGGACGAGTTTGAAAACGGCGCCGTTACCGAGACCCAATGCGGCAGCGCATCCGAGAGCTCCGATCGTAAATAAGACGATGGTGGTAAAGCTCAGCAGAAGGGATAGGGCGGCGATCGTCGCAAAAACGAAGAGTAGCACGCGGGCTCCGCCGAACTTGTCGGCGAGGATGCCGCCGACTGGGCGCATCAGTGTTGCGAGCACGACGAACCCGGCAGTGCGTGCTCCGGCATCGGTCGCCGTGAGGTCAAAGATCTCGCGGAGGAACGTCGGCATGTAGAGCGCGAGGGCAACAAATCCGCCGAAGGTGAGGAAATAAAATAGTGAAAGCACCCAGGCTATCTTCGATGTCTTCAACGGAGCGAGCATCTCCGCGACGGACTTGGGACGGGCTGTCGTGGAGTCGCTAACCGCGGTAGCGTAGAAGACGATGCCCCAGATAAATGTGATCGCCGCAAAGATGTAGAAAACGGTTCGCCAGTCACCGAGAGTGAGTGCGAGCACGGGGGCAAAGAATACCGCGATCGATTGACCGATGTTGCCCATGCCGTAAACGCCGAGAGCAGTTCCTTGTTTTTCAGGAGCGAACCATCGCGACGTAAAACCGACGCCGACCGGGAACGTCGTGCCCGCGATTCCGAGGAGCAATCCGAAAGCAAGAAGCTGGTAGTAGCTCGTGGAAAGCGCAATCGCGATCGCCGGGAGGGCCGAGAAAATGAGGAGCCCAGCCATTACATAGCGTCCACCGAACCGGTCTGCGAGCATGCCGGCGAAAATGCGTCCGACGGAGCCGAGAAGAACCGGGGCTGCGATCATTACGCTGCGCTGGGTGGCGGTCAGGTTATAGAGTTGAGTGAAGGTTGGGGCGAGAGCTGCGATAAGCCCCCAGACGGCAAAAGAAACTCCAAATGATGTGGTAGAAAGAAAGAGAGCTTGCACCGCTCCAGGTCGGAATGTGTCACTCATAGGTGTTTAGAATCGGGAAACCTCGCGCGGAAGTCATGGTTATATACCTTTTTAGCCATGGCCGTCGATGGTCGACTTCATTTGCTAAAGGAGCCACCGCGTGTTTGACCTCGCCTCGGGACCGGCTTCCACCAGAGGAAGATGGTCAACGCGATCGACCAGCATACAAAAGAAGCTATGATGAGCGGCCAGAGCTTGTCGAAGTGGCGCGCTAGCGCGGCCTCGATAGCCGCGGACAAGATCCAAAGCTGTGCGAGATTGATCATCACGAACATTACAAGACGTGCTTGCCAGATCGCCGTGCGTCCGCGGTCCTCGTGACGCCTTGGCGTTCCGGGGCTATTGAAATCGACTGCGCCGTCCTTTGTCTCAGAATCAAA contains:
- a CDS encoding NarK/NasA family nitrate transporter yields the protein MSDTFRPGAVQALFLSTTSFGVSFAVWGLIAALAPTFTQLYNLTATQRSVMIAAPVLLGSVGRIFAGMLADRFGGRYVMAGLLIFSALPAIAIALSTSYYQLLAFGLLLGIAGTTFPVGVGFTSRWFAPEKQGTALGVYGMGNIGQSIAVFFAPVLALTLGDWRTVFYIFAAITFIWGIVFYATAVSDSTTARPKSVAEMLAPLKTSKIAWVLSLFYFLTFGGFVALALYMPTFLREIFDLTATDAGARTAGFVVLATLMRPVGGILADKFGGARVLLFVFATIAALSLLLSFTTIVLFTIGALGCAAALGLGNGAVFKLVPQYFPKETGTVTGLVGAFGGLGGFFPPIELGLVKDATGTYTLGFALLSAFSLACLAVNYFSFISGTKASDSQPELA